From a single Miscanthus floridulus cultivar M001 chromosome 8, ASM1932011v1, whole genome shotgun sequence genomic region:
- the LOC136471077 gene encoding UDP-glycosyltransferase 72B1-like, producing MCDGGETNAATAEAPPHVALLSSPGMGHVAPLAELARRLHEAHGFTATVLTYASSDSAAQRAFLASLPPAVGAASLPTVPLDDLPAGSAIETLLSVEAQRSVPALTMLLKDLKSRTGNLVAFVADLFSADTLRAARDAGVPGYLFFPSNLLMLSLMLHLPRLDAELAAVEGGGEFRDMTEPVRLPGCVSVPGADILQPLQDRASDACRWMVHHGERYRDADGILVNTFDAAEPGAAAVLRRPEPWRPPVYPVGPITRRATTADDGDDTGCVEWLDAQPERSVLFVSFGSGGALSAAQTRELARGLELSRARFLWVVRSPVDADAYAAGAGANPGESYYDGSKSRDDPLSHLPGGFVERTKATGLVVPSWAPQARVLAHRATMAMLTHCGWNSVLESVVSGVPMVAWPLYAEQRQNAVLLCEETRAALRPRARGADGMILAEDIDEVVKEMMHGEKGAAARAKVEELREAAASVLRPGGVSYETLAEVVSKWKGAAH from the coding sequence ATGTGCGACGGCGGCGAGACCAACGCCGCGACGGCCGAGGCGCCGCCCCACGTGGCGCTGCTCTCGTCGCCGGGCATGGGCCACGTGGCGCCGCTGGCCGAGCTGGCGCGCCGGCTGCACGAGGCGCACGGCTTCACCGCCACCGTGCTCACCTACGCCAGCTCTGACTCCGCCGCGCAGCGCGCCTTCCTGGCGTCCCTGCCGCCGGCCGTGGGCGCTGCGTCGCTCCCGACCGTCCCGCTCGACGACCTCCCCGCGGGCTCCGCCATCGAGACTCTCCTCTCCGTCGAGGCGCAGCGGTCCGTCCCGGCGCTCACGATGTTGCTTAAGGATCTCAAATCCCGGACGGGCAACCTCGTCGCGTTCGTCGCCGACCTCTTCAGCGCCGACACGCTGCGCGCGGCGCGCGACGCCGGGGTGCCGGGGTACCTCTTCTTCCCGTCCAACCTCCTCATGCTCTCGCTGATGCTCCACCTCCCGCGCCTCGACGCGGAACTCGCCGCCGTTGAAGGCGGAGGCGAGTTCCGCGACATGACGGAGCCCGTCAGGCTCCCCGGCTGCGTGTCGGTCCCTGGCGCCGACATCCTGCAGCCGCTCCAGGACCGGGCCAGCGACGCGTGCCGGTGGATGGTGCACCACGGCGAGCGGTACCGCGACGCGGACGGCATACTGGTGAACACGTTCGACGCCGCCGAGCCCGGCGCCGCGGCCGTGCTCCGCCGGCCCGAGCCGTGGCGCCCGCCGGTGTACCCGGTCGGGCCCATCACACGGCGGGCGACGACCGCTGACGACGGCGACGACACCGGTTGCGTGGAGTGGCTGGACGCGCAGCCGGAGCGGTCGGTGCTGTTTGTGTCgttcggcagcggcggcgcgctgTCCGCGGCGCAGACACGCGAGCTGGCGCGCGGGCTGGAGCTGTCCAGGGCACGGTTCCTGTGGGTGGTGAGGAGCCCCGTCGACGCCGACGCCTACGCTGCCGGCGCCGGCGCTAACCCTGGGGAGAGCTACTACGACGGGTCGAAAAGCAGGGACGACCCGCTGAGCCACCTCCCCGGCGGGTTCGTGGAGAGGACCAAGGCGACGGGCCTCGTGGTGCCGTCGTGGGCGCCGCAGGCGAGGGTCCTCGCGCATCGCGCCACCATGGCAATGCTGACGCACTGCGGCTGGAACTCGGTGCTGGAGAGCGTGGTGAGCGGGGTGCCCATGGTGGCGTGGCCGCTGTACGCCGAGCAGAGGCAGAACGCCGTGCTGCTGTGCGAGGAGACCCGGGCGGCGCTCAGGCCTCGGGCCCGCGGCGCCGACGGGATGATCCTCGCGGAAGACATCGACGAGGTTGTCAAGGAGATGATGCACGGCGAGAAGGGAGCGGCGGCGCGCGCCAAGGTGGAGGAGCTCCGGGAGGCAGCGGCGAGCGTGCTCCGGCCCGGCGGCGTGTCCTACGAGACACTTGCTGAAGTCGTGAGCAAATGGAAGGGGGCTGCCCACTGA
- the LOC136468539 gene encoding uncharacterized protein, with amino-acid sequence MTEQVRCKSEQLATISEQLTGASEQLEQLQKVSEQKKEQDAELGQLHKSLEQLREEKAKESERVDKLAEELKGDKVGFTERLSKAKTQQLEDEVEDAAKKLASDIDLFSKTNGDGGA; translated from the exons ATGACCGAGCAGGTGCGGTGCAAGTCCGAGCAGTTGGCCACTATCTCCGAGCAACTGACGGGTGCTTCTGAGCAGTTGGAGCAGCTGCAGAAAGtctccgagcagaagaaag AGCAAGAcgcggagctcggccagctacACAAGTCCCTCgaacaactccgagaggagaaggcgaaggagtcagagcgagtagacaaactggccgaggagctgaaag GTGATAAGGTTGGGTTCACCGAAAGGCTGAGCAAGGCGAAGACCCAACagttggaggatgaggtggaggacgcagcgaagaagCTGGCCAGTGATATAGACCTGTTCAGCAAGACGAACGGTGATGGTGGAGCATAG